The sequence AGGGCGCGGAAGATGCGCACGTAGCAGTAGAGCATGACCAGCAGGGGCAGCGCGAACGCCAGCGCCAGGTTCATCAGCTGGAGGCCCACCTGGATCTGCTTGTACGACTCGTGGGCGAACTGCATCTTGCACACTTGCACGTTGGCCACGGGGAGCACCTGGCGGAACTGGATGTCCACGGCGGCCAGTCCGAGACACGCCGCCCAGATGACGGCGCAGGCCACCCGCGCGTGGCAGCCGTTGCGGCGCCAGCCGGCGCTGACCGCGTGCACGATGGCCAGGTAGCGGTCGAAGCTGATGCACGCCAGGAAGAGCATGCCGCAGTAGATGTTGAGCGAGAACATGGCGCCCACCATCTTGCAGGGCACCGTGCCGAAGATCCACGAGTCGGCCGACTGCACGGAGAAGAAGGGCAGCGAGAAGGCCAGCAGGAGGTCGGACACGGCCAGGTGCAGGAGGAAGGTGTCGGTCAGCGAGAAGGAGCAGGGACCGCGCTGGGCCTGCCGGTAGCGACGCACCACGCACAGCACCAGGACGTTGCCCACTAGTGCCATCACAAACACCAGGCTGTACGCCACAGGCGCGAAACTGCGGATGAACTTCCAGGTCTCGCCCACGTCGCATGGGGCATACTGACCGAAGTCCTCGTCTAGATAGGATGTGTTTTCATCATTATAATCATactggaagggaaaaaaagaaatatagaCTTCAGAGATGAGACCATGGGAGTGTGAGCATCAAGCATcaagtacaaccccaaaacagaaaaagttgggacgttttTGTAAAATGCAAATTAAAAACAGAAAGTGATAATATgtaagtctcgtaaacccatatttagcagcaaaaaagacatagacaacatatcaaatgttgatatgttgtctatcatatgaaaatgaaaatttggactatttcatggaaaatgttcattttgaatttgatgccagcaacatgtttcaaaaaaagttgcgACGGGaacatgtttaccactgtgctgctttacctcttcatttaacaaaattctgtgaatgtttaggaactgaggagacgactagagttttgagaatgaaatgttgtcccattacttcTTAATCATGTTCcgttatgcacctaatttgaggAAATTTGGACTgtagacaggccattttagcacctggactcttcctctatggagagataccatttaaatatgtgcagaatttatttttgccattgttttcctgacaTTTTCAAGGTCTTCCCTAGAATAAACATTGTCtcgatggcagtatatgttgctcaaaacctgtatacagtacatcattcagaattgactgtgctttgccaaatgtacaatatgcccatgctgtaggcacaaAGCTCTTCCACACCATCGTAGATGTTGGGTttggaactgagcactaaaacaagttggatagatTGGaaacttggataggccctctcctctttagcccagatgagtccgtgatttccaaaaagaatggcaaattttgattggtttAACCACAGGATCTTTATCCATGTTATCTCAATCCaatttaaacaagctcaggcccaaaCAAGACGGTGGTATTTTATGTATCATGTCTTAATAGAATTTTGGCTGTTTTGACTGCAGTTTGAATTgtgtatcaaactgtgcacacagacaatggttatcagaggttgtcctgagcccatacaatgacaggtctggaaacaggtctggggtggatgcagtgccatctgaagtccaaaagaccacagccATCCAATTTATTTTCCAACTCTTTCCCttatttgcaaagatttctctggattctctgaatgttttaatgatattatgtcctgtagatgatgaactccccaaatacatCCCAATTTCGtattaagaagcattaaaacacattgtttcatcatttgtgcacacaggtttacgcagagtgatgaatacccctacatctttacgtctaagagaccctgcctctctgggatgctctttttcatacctaatagtgttgccagttaccctaattagttgtcgaacattcctccttttgtttttttatcattacacaacttttccagcattttgttacccccgtcccaactttttttgcaaCTTGTTGCTGGTATAAAATTGAAAATTAGCATattttttccatgaaatagtcaactttgccattttcaacatttgatatgttgtctgtgtcctttttgcaactaaatatgagtttaagagatttgcagattattgcattctgtttttattcacattttacaaaacatcccaactttttctgttttggggttgtagtaATGGGCGAAGAAGGAAATGGATAAAGCATTATAATTTCAAGGTGACCTTTATATTTGACATCATGATATGATGGAAGAGATGATGACATGACTGGAGAGAACACATCAAACACGCCACACAGAATATCTATGAGGTAAAGTCAAATAAGGTATGACTTTATGATGGTATTACTTATGATGGTATTAATTACTTACATAGTTTGGTGTTGTCATCTTCTCAGTAGGTAACCAGCACACAGACAAGCTCTACACTCTCTAGCCAAAACGTTTAACAGACAGAAAGCAAAAGGAGAAGTTAAGCTTTCAGGAACAGAGTCACTGTGTTAAACCACTTAACCACTGCTC is a genomic window of Alosa sapidissima isolate fAloSap1 chromosome 10, fAloSap1.pri, whole genome shotgun sequence containing:
- the LOC121720044 gene encoding C-X-C chemokine receptor type 3-2-like gives rise to the protein MRDYPPQQLNSELCIACLPWDTVQQETTQYGVSGCDPESPYCPHKTCGSAHWRELVFRQLSGNGYDYNDENTSYLDEDFGQYAPCDVGETWKFIRSFAPVAYSLVFVMALVGNVLVLCVVRRYRQAQRGPCSFSLTDTFLLHLAVSDLLLAFSLPFFSVQSADSWIFGTVPCKMVGAMFSLNIYCGMLFLACISFDRYLAIVHAVSAGWRRNGCHARVACAVIWAACLGLAAVDIQFRQVLPVANVQVCKMQFAHESYKQIQVGLQLMNLALAFALPLLVMLYCYVRIFRALCHASRRQKRKSLRLIVSLVVVFVVSWAPYNGLRLIDSLIMLDVVAKDCDVMHAIDMGTVVAESMGLAHCALNPLLYGFVGIKFRRELAQMFKAAMGPRGGRQELGSWWRGSRRRTAGSFSSVET